GCAAGTCAATCTTAGGTTGTACTATTCATAGCTGTACTTTCAAAAAATCTGACTCTAGGTACTCCTGCTTTTAGTAAAAAAGGTTTTATATAAGATAGAGAGCTTCCTTCTAAGCTTCGGACGCAGTAGCCAAGTTTGATAACGACTTGTTTAAGCTCGGCTCAGAAATTCTAATCAATTGTTTTGAGCGGAAAACCCAACTGATTTTTCGCACAGTCTATATGCTAAATTATGGCTGAGTTTGCCAATTTTTCTCGCTTGACTGACACAGCTCATGCTGTGGCTCGTGTTACGGTGCAATAACCTAAATTTATTAAAAGGTTCGGATTTTTCTCTATCAGTTTCAGGAACAATCTATTGGTGGGTGTGTCAAGATAAAGAGGAATGTTACAAAACATTAAGCTCAATCCATCAAACCGATTAGGTGAAACTATGGGCACCATCTGGACAAACTCTCACTCAGCCTCTTTCTCTAGTTTAAAGGGAGCTGGAAAGCGCTTAAAAGCGGCCAAACACGCGAAACTTTCCAAACTAAAAATCGATCTGCTGCAACCTGTGCGTCAGCGGCTTGATCAATGGGAAATTCGCGATCCTGAACTTGCTAAGTTTCTGTATAAAGCGATTCCGGCACAGTGTCCCTTTGAGCGAGATATCAAGATTCTTGGCCATAAAGTTGGGCATATTCCTCCATTGTGCAAGCTCAATCCCCTGTACGATCAATTGGTTGGTTTGCGTTTTCGCGCCTTGTGCTATTTAGTTGATGAGTGCGGTGTAGATATTCAATCTTGCGCTTGAAACTAA
This genomic stretch from Microcoleus sp. FACHB-672 harbors:
- a CDS encoding Mo-dependent nitrogenase C-terminal domain-containing protein, whose translation is MGTIWTNSHSASFSSLKGAGKRLKAAKHAKLSKLKIDLLQPVRQRLDQWEIRDPELAKFLYKAIPAQCPFERDIKILGHKVGHIPPLCKLNPLYDQLVGLRFRALCYLVDECGVDIQSCA